Proteins encoded together in one Chitinophaga sp. LS1 window:
- a CDS encoding OPT family oligopeptide transporter — protein MKEFTVKSILLGCMFGIIFGAATVYLALKAGLTVSASIPIAVIAITLGRRFFKTTILENNIIQTTGSAGESIAAGVVFTLPGFLFLSDHNGDQYFNYITILILAIFGGILGTLMMIPLRRSLIVKEHDTLPYPEGTACGDVLIAGEKGGDFAKTAFYGLGFAVVYAVFQKVFHVISETPAYMTKQVNKFFPSAKISADITPEYLGVGYIIGPRIAGVLVAGGVLSWLVLIPLLASLLPGDLIATQLVKLGYLANLATPGGKGNWNPATHTFTDYSAAIYFAYVRQIGAGAVAAGGFITLIKTIPTIISSFKGSLGSLKKGEGAGAANVAVPRTEKDLNVKLVLFGSIGLIILMAFLPQLPGQSIGQKLLVGLLVVIFGAFFVTVSSRIVGLIGSSNNPISGMTIATLMGTCLVFIAVGWSGKVYEPMALVVGGMICIAAANAGGTSQDLKSGYIVGATPMYQQLSLFIGAIVSSIVIGLTVKFLDKPTAVMIANGVTDHAIGSTYFPAPQGTLMATLAKGILSKNLDWQFVLVGVFLSIVMELCGIKSLSFAVGAYLPLSTTLPIAIGGAIRGVVDMKNKKKNVTVSAEEEELGKGNLFATGLVAGGAVAGVIIAIMAGFNSTAGALDAMNMENALSGALGEEGYYILGVLGFAFMGWVLYRIATRNKEAGA, from the coding sequence GAATTTACAGTCAAGTCCATTTTATTGGGCTGCATGTTTGGTATTATATTCGGTGCCGCCACGGTGTATCTTGCGCTGAAAGCGGGTTTAACGGTTTCTGCGTCTATCCCGATTGCAGTGATTGCCATTACACTCGGCCGGAGATTCTTTAAGACCACGATTCTGGAAAACAACATTATTCAGACTACAGGTTCAGCAGGTGAATCTATTGCTGCGGGTGTGGTATTTACGTTACCTGGTTTCCTCTTCCTGTCTGACCACAATGGTGATCAGTATTTTAATTACATCACGATCCTCATCCTTGCCATCTTTGGTGGTATCCTGGGTACATTGATGATGATTCCCCTGCGCCGGTCACTGATTGTAAAAGAACATGACACCCTGCCTTACCCTGAAGGTACTGCCTGTGGCGATGTACTGATAGCCGGTGAAAAAGGTGGTGACTTTGCCAAAACAGCTTTCTATGGTCTGGGCTTTGCAGTAGTATATGCCGTGTTCCAAAAGGTATTTCACGTGATTTCGGAAACACCTGCCTATATGACCAAACAGGTCAACAAATTCTTCCCTTCTGCTAAAATAAGTGCTGACATCACCCCTGAATACCTGGGTGTTGGTTATATCATTGGGCCCCGCATTGCCGGTGTACTGGTAGCGGGTGGTGTATTGTCCTGGTTGGTATTGATACCTTTGCTGGCCAGTTTACTGCCCGGTGACCTGATTGCTACACAACTGGTAAAACTGGGTTACCTCGCTAACCTGGCTACGCCTGGGGGTAAAGGTAACTGGAATCCTGCTACACATACTTTTACGGATTACTCTGCCGCTATCTACTTTGCCTATGTACGTCAGATAGGCGCTGGCGCCGTAGCAGCAGGTGGTTTCATCACGCTGATCAAAACCATTCCTACCATCATTTCTTCTTTCAAAGGTAGCCTTGGTTCCCTGAAGAAAGGTGAAGGTGCAGGTGCTGCAAATGTTGCTGTACCACGTACGGAAAAAGACCTGAATGTAAAACTGGTATTGTTTGGTAGCATTGGCCTGATCATCCTGATGGCGTTCCTGCCTCAGTTGCCAGGTCAGTCTATTGGTCAGAAACTGCTGGTAGGTTTGCTGGTGGTAATATTCGGTGCATTCTTCGTAACTGTATCCAGCCGTATAGTAGGTTTAATTGGTTCTTCCAACAACCCTATTTCAGGTATGACTATCGCTACACTGATGGGTACCTGCCTGGTATTTATTGCTGTGGGTTGGAGCGGTAAAGTATATGAGCCAATGGCACTGGTAGTAGGTGGTATGATCTGTATCGCTGCTGCGAATGCAGGTGGTACATCGCAGGATCTGAAGTCTGGTTATATCGTGGGTGCTACTCCTATGTACCAGCAGTTGTCACTGTTTATTGGTGCGATCGTATCATCTATCGTAATTGGTCTGACAGTGAAATTCCTCGATAAACCTACTGCTGTAATGATTGCGAATGGCGTAACTGACCACGCAATTGGCAGTACTTATTTCCCTGCCCCACAGGGTACACTGATGGCAACGTTGGCAAAAGGCATTCTCTCTAAAAACCTTGACTGGCAGTTTGTACTGGTAGGCGTATTCCTCTCTATCGTAATGGAGCTGTGTGGTATTAAATCACTGTCATTTGCAGTAGGTGCTTATCTGCCATTATCTACGACTTTACCAATTGCGATTGGTGGCGCTATTCGTGGTGTGGTAGATATGAAAAACAAGAAAAAGAATGTGACGGTTTCTGCTGAAGAAGAAGAGCTGGGTAAAGGTAATCTGTTTGCAACCGGCCTGGTAGCTGGTGGTGCGGTAGCTGGTGTGATCATTGCGATTATGGCGGGCTTCAATAGCACAGCAGGTGCACTGGATGCGATGAATATGGAAAATGCACTCTCTGGTGCATTGGGCGAAGAAGGGTATTATATACTCGGTGTATTAGGATTTGCATTCATGGGATGGGTGCTGTATCGCATCGCTACAAGAAATAAAGAAGCAGGCGCTTAA
- a CDS encoding DUF1501 domain-containing protein, with protein sequence MLILNRRRFLQAGSLASASLFIPKFLKALENSTHAMVPPGNKVLVIIQLSGGNDGLNTVIPYRNDIYYKLRPSLGIQREKALSLTDETGLHPAMVGMKALYDDGGMGILQNVGYPNPDRSHFRSMDIWQSASNATDYWGNGWVGRYLDAQCKDCDKPVQALEIDDTLSLAMKGEFQKGLAFNDPGRLSSGINAGLYNDLMHQHRDEEPNVDYLYKTLGATLSSANYIQKQFKTYETKEDYPSTHLGKSLRTISKLIMSDISTKVYYVSHGSFDTHVNQQAQQQNLFKQLDDAVTVFTRDLKNNNRFQDVVVMTFSEFGRRVEQNASNGTDHGTANNMFLIGGGLKQQGLLNDGPDLMNLKDGDLQYKVDFKRVYATLLNKWLGADDKTILKHNYDHLTFI encoded by the coding sequence GGCATCAGCATCTTTGTTCATACCGAAGTTCCTGAAAGCATTGGAAAACTCAACACATGCCATGGTGCCGCCGGGCAATAAGGTACTTGTCATTATCCAGTTGTCAGGGGGTAATGATGGGTTAAATACCGTAATTCCCTATCGCAATGATATTTATTATAAACTCCGGCCCAGCTTAGGTATACAAAGAGAAAAGGCTTTGTCCCTCACAGATGAAACAGGACTACATCCTGCTATGGTAGGTATGAAAGCACTGTATGATGATGGGGGTATGGGCATCCTGCAAAATGTAGGTTATCCCAATCCGGATCGTTCGCATTTCCGCTCTATGGATATCTGGCAATCCGCCAGCAACGCTACTGACTACTGGGGCAATGGTTGGGTAGGCCGCTATCTCGATGCACAATGTAAAGATTGTGATAAACCAGTGCAGGCACTGGAAATCGACGATACATTGAGCCTTGCCATGAAAGGCGAATTCCAGAAAGGATTAGCATTCAATGATCCGGGTAGATTAAGTAGTGGTATCAATGCAGGATTGTACAATGATTTAATGCATCAGCATCGTGATGAAGAACCTAATGTGGATTATCTGTACAAAACACTGGGCGCTACCTTATCATCTGCCAACTACATTCAAAAGCAATTTAAAACATACGAGACCAAAGAAGATTATCCTTCCACCCATTTAGGTAAGAGCCTGCGTACCATTTCAAAGCTGATCATGTCCGACATCAGTACCAAAGTATATTATGTATCTCATGGTAGTTTTGATACACACGTAAATCAACAGGCACAGCAACAGAACCTCTTCAAACAACTGGACGATGCAGTGACAGTATTTACAAGAGACCTGAAGAACAATAACCGTTTTCAGGATGTGGTGGTCATGACCTTCTCTGAATTTGGCCGAAGAGTGGAGCAGAACGCCAGCAATGGTACTGACCATGGCACTGCGAATAACATGTTCCTGATAGGTGGTGGATTAAAGCAACAGGGTTTATTGAACGATGGTCCTGATCTGATGAATCTGAAGGACGGAGACCTGCAGTACAAAGTTGATTTCAAGCGTGTATATGCCACGCTGCTCAACAAATGGTTGGGAGCAGATGACAAGACGATCTTAAAACATAACTACGATCATTTAACTTTTATTTAG